The Rhododendron vialii isolate Sample 1 chromosome 1a, ASM3025357v1 region CAAATTTGATGGGACTACTGATCTAAAGGCCCACTTGCTAGGGTATGTTGGGTCCCTTTCCATGCCAGGGGTCGAAAAATACGCCATGGCTCAATTATTCCATGAGTCACTTACTGGCCCGGCTCTACAATGGTTCCTTTCCTTGGCACCCTCGAAGAAAAAGACGTGGGAGGACATTGGAATGGCTTTTGTGTCCCAATACGACTTCAACGTTGAGCTGAAAATGACCACCCGAGAACTTGAGAACAGCAAAATCGGCGAAAATGAGAGTTTCGCTGACTATGTAAAAAGGCGGAGAGCCAAAGTTGCCCAAATGCTCAATAAGCCAGATCTAAAAGAGCAGATACGTATCATCACTAAAAACCAGCCTAGTGCTTTTGCCCCTACATGGTTTTGTTGCAATCATCTCCCGATTTTGAGAGCTTCTACGATTCTGGATTGGCTGTTGAAGAAGCACTTAGGGATGGTACCCTCGAAAAGAAAGAACCCGCCTTAAAAGGCAAGGGACTCCATCCCGGCGATGGCAAAGTCCTTTTCGGAAACAACAATACCTCCCACGTTGAGAACTCCTCAAATGCCAAACCCCTCGAAATAAACCAGATAGCTGATAAACCAACTCGCACCTTCACCCAATTTAGTACACCCCTATCCACACTCTATGAACAACTCTTCAAAGCCGGTCTTATCAAGCCGCTCCTTCTAGCTCCTATACCCCAAAAGCTTCCAACCTACCACGACCCAAATGCCTTCTGCGCCTTTCACCAAATGCCCGACCATGTTACCGATAAGTGTCACCGTCTCCGTCACAAAATTCAAGACCTTATCGATAGCGAAACCATCCTTCCGCCACCAAAGGAATCAAGCACCTTGTCAAACCACCACATTAACTACATTAACACCAGCTCTACTATATTTGACTCTACTCACTATATCATCCCTGCTTACCTACCCAAACCAATTGTACCCATTCCCGATGAATCCAATATTTCAGTATTGGAATTTGAACCAACGATAGAGCAAAGAGAACTTAAAGAGTTAAGGAATGCTGTGGAGGAAATGGGTCAGAAAATGGATACGCAAATGATCCAAATAGGGGCTTTAACACAAAAGATGGATAGTCTCCTCGCCTTCATAGTCTCGGATCCAAAGTGAAATGCTAAGGAAGACATGGATAAAGGGCGTTCACCCCCAAAGATGAAGCTCTCCGAAATGTTCAAAGGCCTAGCTAAAGCAAGCGAGACCTGCAATACAAGCAAAGATCTGGTACCACAATGAGCCCTCAACTTAACCGCAATGCCAAATCGAGAACCTCATCCCACTTCGCCACACCCCAATCCCTGGTTTATAGGGAGCTCCTCAAAGCTGGCCTCATCAAGCCACTCCCTCCAGCTCCTCTACCTCAAAAGCTCTCAGCATCCCATAACCCAGGTACCTTCTGCATCTGccatcaaatgcccggccataACACAAACGACTACATCTGCCTTCGCCATGCTATCCAAGACCTCATTGACAACAAGGTCATTAAGGCACCTCCTCAACCGAAGCCAGACCCCGTGCCCAAGAGCAATCCTTGCATCAACGCCGCCTTCTTCAGCGAGGAGGAGTAAAATGTCAAGAGTCATGCAACTGTCCGACTTTCCACGAGTTTTGAAAATCTTCGAAGTTTCGAGTCAAGTTTTCATCCTTGTTGTGTCAATCTGTACTTCGAATCTTTCGTGCTTTCATTTTCGTGTCtgtatattttcaaattcatgattgttgtcaagaaaagaaaagaaaatcaaaacagaGAGTCAGTTTCTTAATCTTGAACTACGTTGTGACCTAACTCCTTTAcgggatacgtaggcaacctCACCTTGAGGCCCGGTCACGGGCATTTGAGTTGATCCCAAGGTTCGGTCATAGTCTTTCAAGTCAACCCCTACTGGTTCGGCCGCCGTCTTTCAAGTGTCGCGTATTTGTGTCAAAATCATCATAATAAACTCAGATTTTTGTGATTATCCTCAACCCAATTCAGAATTGTTTTTCGCCATCACTCGAGAATCATAATAATCACTTTAAAATACAAGATGATTTTTGATTGAACCCTCACCCCATGCAAGAAGAACAATTTCAAAGGACCGCTCCCCGACGTCATTCCAATGAACAATATCTTaactctgaaaaaaaaaaagaagaagaaagcttgCTAggtcaaaatctcaaaatctgacctaggcaaaagttaaaagCATACAAACAAAAGCCTCTCAATGAGTATCTAGGATTCAGTTGTTAGGTTGTGCAATCTAAAATGAAGAAAGGCCATCGTTTCTTTCATCATACGCATAAAGATATATCCTTTGATAGTCTCTTTGAGCCACAATCAAATTCTTTGAAAACAAACCCCAACTAGCCAGCTATCTCCCGCATCGAggtgaaatgaaaaataaaagtgcCAAAAGAAactttgaaattcaaatcatcaaaagGGTGAAAGTGCCAAAAACATCGAGATTCAAAGCATCAACATGATGAAAATGTCAAACACACTGAAAGGCATTGAAGGTATGAGAAagcaaatgaaaaatgaaaagaaggcACCTACAATTCAAAGATAGCTGCTAGCTTTGAAAACTcaaaagaaagtgaaattttttaGTCTAATATCCTTTCTTTGTCAAGCCCAAACCATGGTCCACATTACAACCCAAAAAGTCCTTTCGGATTGAAAAGCACAACTTGATAGCAAGAATCCTAGGTGTTACGTTAAAGGGCATCAATATATCGAGGCATTGTGCGAACCCACATTAATCAAGGCGAAAATCCAAACGGGGACATGGGTCATCATTAGCAACTTGGTATCATCATCGTTGTCGTTCGATGTCATAGGCGAATCTCGAATGATTGTTCGAGAGTCAATTCCAAGATCAATCCACAATCTTTTAAGCCTATAGCTTCTCTCGAGCTATGGTATAACCGACCTAGAAGCCTTTTTTAGTCTCTCGAGCTGTGGTTCGTCCTCTAGGACTGCACTCTGTCTAGCGCTTCGTTCTCCGGGACTGCACTTTCTCTAGCACTTCGTCCTCCAGAACTTGCACACTATCTACACTTTGTCGTCTGGGACTGCACTTTGTCTCGCACTTTGTCCTCTGGGACTTCACTCTGTCTAACACTTCGTCCTCTGGGACTGCACTTTGTCTCGCACTTCATCCTCTGGGACTGCACTTTTTCTCGCACTTTGTCTTTTGGGACTTCACTCTGTCTAGCATTTCATCCTCCGGGACTTGCACTCTATCTACACTTCGTCCTTTGGGACTGCACTTTGTCCTTTGGGACTTCACTATGTCTAGCACTTTGTCTTCCGGGACTCCACTCTATCTGCACTTCGTCCTCTGGGACTCACTTTGTCATACTTGCATTAATTTTACATGCTCACGTGACATTCCATGACATATCAACTTGTATCATCATTCATTTATTGTCTCAATCGAACGTCAAATTCAAgccacttttaaaaaaaattcaagctcttcaaaatttaaattattcAATTTCAAGTCtcttccaaaattcaagtttttcaaaattcaaaaacttcAAGCTATTCAACTTCAAGCCTCTTTCAAAGATTCAagctcttcaaatttcaaactattCAATTATAAGTCtcttctaaaattcaaaatctttaaGTTATTCAAACTcaagtctttttcaaaactcaagtttctttcaaaattcaagctctTCAAAAATTCTAATTATTCAATTTCAAGTTTCTTCCAAAATTTAAGCTTTTTAAAATTCAAGTCCCcctcaaaattcaagctattcaatctcaagtctctttcaaaattcaagcttctttcaaaattcaagttattcaaattcaaatctcttccaaaattcaagcttttcaaaattcaagtctctttcaaaattcaagctaaagctatttccaaaattcaagtcaaattCAAGAAAATTAAAGCTTTTCAAGAAATCAAGTCTCTTCGCCGTTCGAGCATCTCGTCCTCTGGGACTCTTCCTTGCATAACACTATTTGCTTGCATCAACATACATGCATTGTCCCAATTGAACTACGTTGGTCTGATCCTAcaacggggtacgtaggcagctccaTGAGAGCGACCACATTTATTGCATTTTTGCGTTTAACTTAAAGACTTTGGAGAGATGGATTGGGATGTCTAATCTTTAACGTCACTTATACCAAGCAATGGTACCTAAATTCcgttaaagagggactactgtagacactcCAATTTGGGCCTCTGAATAATCTTTAAGTTTTTCGAtgatgaaaaaaggaaaaatatacctTTAAGGCTTGGATTGTTGCTCCTTTGTTACTCTTTCTTTAAACCTCAAGAAAACCCCTTTCCAAACATATAGGGTGGCCCCTAGTTCAATTGCGAAGAGAAAGATGCATCTGCTtagtcaaaaataactttttccatgacacattgagggtaaaatgggtaCACATTTTAATGTATAAAACACCTTTGAGTGAAACTAATTGCGTTAGAAAAaggactcgacaagctttccaacgctttGAACCGCGCTCAAATCTGAGTTCAGGAGTGTCCGGGGCACCCCCGCGAAGTTCAGTGTGCTGTGCTGTCTCGAAAATACTGCACAGCATTTCAGAAACGTCACgcggcatttcaaaaaatttcaaaaaattactccaccGCAAAAAGATTTCAATATACAGCATGGCATTTCGAATTATATCACGCGGCGTTTCAGAAAAAGTTTTGACAGTTGCAGAAAGTTGTCGGTCACGTTTGCAGGTGCAATGATCCGGCCTAGAAGCCACCTCCCCTCTTTGTATTGATCATCCTTGGCCcgcttgcctataaatacacacCCCTCCTCTTGTTGAGAAGTACCCCTTCAACTCCAGAGAATGTTACTCTTGCATTCTCTGgactcactttctctctctaaaaatactTCTATTCTTCTTCTCATCTTAAGTTCAGTAAGGTAGCTACTGACTTAGAAGGACCTCCACCTCAAAGCATCCAAACAACCTCATATCCTTCAATCCTCATTCAAGCTCAAAAGGGATTTTCAGTCCAAACATCTTCCatcttcaagcacatccaagctTCTATCAAAAGGTATGAATAAATTCCTTGTGCTAAACCACGTTTAGCCTTGAGGGGAGCCAATCGAGgcccttctcggtctttttATACTGAATTTGAGTTTCAAACGAGCTTCAAAGTAGAAAATAGTCAAAAATCAGAAACTGCACTGGACTTGGTAAATCGTGCGGTATATTTGTATACCGCGCGATACACCGTGCTATGTCGTGCAGCGCTTTAGTCTCCGATTTCCAGGTTGATCGGTGCCTGTGAAGTCAGAAACATCTTGGGCACATTTCAGAATATTTTCTCAcaacaaaaatcttttttttttttttttttgcattctgTAAAGTCTTTTGAAtattccaaaatcattttcagtATCCCTTCACATGCTAAAACGAatccaaaaaaatcatacaaACTGTTTTTCAGTGCCTAAATtaaaactctttcttttttcttgacttTCGGTTCAATACATGGCATGTGATTAAGGTCAGTCTGAAAATGTCCAAAACAAGGTATCGTATGGCATAGTAGTTATACCGTGCAGCGTGTTTCTATGCCGCACGGAGTTACATTTTGCAAAAGGCAGTTTCTAATTTGTACAGCTTAGTGTTATTTCATTTTCGTGCGCATTATTCATTCATTTGTCATATTGTACAGTTCGCACCACTGAACACGCTTACACGTCATATTAAATCACATGCCCCTTTCTTGTACATgtttttcaaaagttaaaattttcaaacgatattaaatcccccattaaaaatgtttagtagagacatGTCTTTATCGGGCGAGCggggtgcttttcaacaaaatcttttCCGCTCataacgtggctcccgaacccaaagtctcaacgttttcgctagatcaaaagtctttttctctcaaacaaactctCGGTTTCTCAGATTATCCATCTGAAAAATCCGTGTGGCGACTCTTTGAGCGCaccggtcggggagcccacaatTATTAATGCTTGGATAAAATATTGAGGGAGCTAGTTGGGGTATAAAAAGTCTGTGGTTTAAAATTGGccaaaatatatttcaaaatatattttccttGGCTgatttttcgattcttctcaaTTCTTTCAGTAATGATTGGTAGGACTTAGTTGGGAAATTATAATTGTTGTGTAACATCCTTGATTTtaggggaaattttttttttctaagaagaaaaaaaaataaaaatttataagttCTTTTAGTTTACTCTTGGTTTTGCtcggtaaattttttttctttccatccgtctttatttaattcattatTATAACAACTCTgatattttggtaaataaaaatttcgttaattattgaaaaatcttttttttttacttgaattgcttttaaaattcctttttaatttgtaataatccgtcataattaaattCTAGACTCATAAATTAAGTTTTCTTCATATAAAATTAACTACTCATTTCCTAAGGACAAAGATTCTTTCAGTAATGATTGGTAGGACTTAGTTGGGAAATTATAATTGTTGTGTAACATCCTTGATTTcaggggaaattttttttttctaagaagaaaaaaattaaaaatttataagTTCTTTTAGTTTACTCTTGGTTTTGCtcggtaaattttttttctttccatccgtctttatttaattcattatTATAACAACTCTgatattttggtaaataaaaatttcgttaattattgaaaaatctttttttttttttttacttggattgcttttaaaattcctttttaatttgtaataatccgtcataattaaattCTAGACTTATAAATTAAGTTTTCTTCATATAAAATTAACTACTCATTTCCTAAGGACAAAGATTCTTTCAGTAATGATTGGTAGGACTTAGTTGGGAAATTATAATTGTTGTGTAACATCCTTGATTTcaggggaaattttttttttctaagaagaaaaaaaattaaaaatttataagTTCTTTTAGTTTACTCTTGGTTTTGCtcggtaaattttttttctttccatccgtctttatttaattcattatTATAACAACTCTgatattttggtaaataaaaatttcgttaattattgtaaagtctttttttttttacttggattgcttttaaaattcctttttaatttgtaataatccgtcataattaaattCTAGACTTATAAATTAAGTTTTCTTCATATAAAATTAACTACTCATTTCCTAAGGACAAAGGGACTTATTTATAGCCTTGCATATTTATTTGTGTCTAGAATTAATTCATAAATTCGTtttcttagctaggaatccTCCATTTCCTAGAATAATTTGAttccaaccaattagttagcTAAACCAATTGGATTCTAAGCCTAGTTAAACCTCCCTAACAATTTTTGAaccttccaaatttttttaaaactctagtttttcctagaaagtctacCTCACTCATTAAAAGGCTATTTCACACAGTTTGAAAAcctttaatcatattttttttattgaatagtctCTTCAATGTAAGCCATCATCACTTCATTTCTCCTTTCTACAAGTAACCTtggcatgcatatatatatatatatatatatatatatatatatatatatatatatatatatatatatatatataaaaggctACTTTGAAGCCTTATTCATTctttttgcattgacaagtcattttcaaaagccAAAGCCAACCCTTTAATCATTTCACTTtccattgacttgtcattttTCCCACTCATGACAATCAAACCCATAATTATGCTTTCTTAATCAAATAAATCACTTTCCAAGAAAGAGCATTATTCTTTCTCTCCATTGAAAGGTCACTTTCAAAGAGATATTTCTTCCAAACTCTAGTTGAATCTTTTCAACCTAAGGAAATAATCATTTCGCTTCCATAAGTAGTATTCTTAGACTTATCATGCATGCTgcctagaaaaaaaattagacttgaacctattatttgTCTTATAAGCAacctttcctagatttttctaggTATGCATGCATACTAGCCTACTTTAAtcatacctctctctctctctctctctctctctctctatatatatatatatatatatatatatatatatatatatatatatatatacacacacacacacacacagactttctaggaaagtcTTAACTATTTCTTACATTGTGTTGTCACTTTCAAGGGGAAGATTTACCATTTCATCATTTCTAAaatctagcctttaatcatcctagattttACTTACAATCTAGatctaggattgactaaacatgggaagGACTATTTCTTTTAGCCTTAgttatcattttcttttaccTGTAAGACTTACTAATTAGGATATAATTGCCTAGGATTCTCCTTTAAAGCCTTAAAAATCCTTCATGATCACATAGTCTTGCACCTAGGATAGAATGACAAGAGAGGGGAAGGCTTTGGCATGTTTAAAGTTGGATTAGACATGACCATGGAGCAAATAATCCATGGaaaggagagagatggggaggCTGGCCAtatggggggagagagaggtcCTCactttcctataaataggaccctttGCCaagccattcaactcacaccttcaatccttcaacttctctctagaaaattttAGTGTTCTTGTAGTGTTCTTGAAGTAGTTCTTAGAGTTCTTTCCttattcttgagttcttcaagaaactcaacctaagccgccactaaaccaccactcaattcaaaaagtttagtagtttagtcaaggtttagtttcgagagaaaaatAAAGTCTTTTCTTTactctttcgaagctatcgtAAGCTTACTGTAAGAAGTCACTTCATTCGATAGCCACATTCACCTTCCGTAAGCCGACGTGTTTTCTTTTCCGTAGCCATACCATCCGCTaggaagaacggtagaatatttctactcacttcctctagtaaaaaaaaaaatagttatattttctttttgtgtttgaaaatgcatgtcaaaaaaaaaaaatcgctagcaaacttgttttactaaaattttgaaaatgaaatatgATGTTGAATATCTCGACTTTTATTCCGGAaaatatatgttgttttgaacttcccaaaaaggaagaacgaacggatttttgaaatgtaagaaataatagtttgattggTAGCATGGTCACTAGATTTCACTTGAAAgaggttatgagcatgtatatatgTTTTTAGTTCTTAATTCAGTTGTTTTGATGTTGAGTTACGTGCATatcttgttgaatttatagactAGTCGATGGATTAAGCATGAAAAATaccatagagttggatgattttgttattttaattattctagtttagtttcaatatTACAATTAATGATGCATGTTTACGAGACACCATATATAGTGTTCTTATGTGGAAAGTCCGACTGCAGAGTccttgcatgaaaacgagacacaaaaatctaGGAAGTCTAGAAACATGACACGTAGGGTGTtaataatgaaaaggcgtgttttaaaaatgaaatgtttttgaaaccacaatgtggccggacttagtagcccattgtgtgtgtgtgtgtgtgttgccaatggggccggacttgatagtctcattggaggtgtgacttggttatccgcggagaggagccaatgtgattgtgtgccaatgggagcccggaacaacggaaccattgtaaggatactcggaaGCCCGGGACAAcagaactgaggttgggtgtgtaaacgattttggaaatactgatttgaaaaatgaatgtttttgcaaccgcaatgtggtcggacttggtagctcattgtgtatatgtgtgtaaatgattttgaaaatactaATTTGGAAAATGAATGCTTTTGcgactgcaatgtggccggacttggtagcccattgtgtgtgtgtaaatgatttcggaaatgttgatttgaaaaataaatgtttttgcgaccgcaatgtggccggacttggtagcccattgtgtgtatgtgtaaatgattttggaaatgttaatttgaaaaatatatatattttttcgaccgcaatgtggccggacttggtaacccattatgtgtgtgtgtatgttgccaatggggccggacttGGTAGTTCATTGAAGGtatgacttggttatccgcggagaggagccaatgtgactgtgccaatgggagcctaGAACagcggaatcattgtgaggatactcaggagccCGATATAGTGGaactgaggttgagtgtgtaaatgatttttggaaaatgataatttgaaaaaaaaaatgaaaagtgaaatcattaaaagaaaaatagtgacacggtctacgaaaatATTGCATAGGAGAGATTGCACGGACACTGACgctagttgaatagtgaatgtgcaTGTGTAATTTAGAAATCGCTGAATTTACATGAGCTAATATACTACTTCTATGCCCTATTATTTATAATTATCgattagcgggtatgagattattcttctgagcttttgtagcttaTGATGTTACTGTTGTAACCCTGAAATATTATACTGGGAGTGacgttggtataatgtgtcagactttgtagaggAGCAAGGTGAGCTCTACActttggaggctttcggagccgagaaGCTAGCTATGATGGAAGAGCAGgtggagcagtagataggaaccctagttttccttcctttgttgaataaatgtactattgtgagaattatgctgtaataatgagccagattCCATTtaggttttcaataaaaatgtttatttaacgttcccaaaattcgaggCGTTGCAAGTTGGGCCAGGGTTGTTTGGACACATTGACTTAGTTGGCTCACTGAgttactctataaatacccttaAGCGTCTTGTGATTCACCTAGTAATCACACTGATTTTCTTAACTCTCTATCTCCCTTTCCCTGAACATCACACCTCCCCGACACCCTCCAGCTCCGTCGAGCCACAATGAGCTAACATTTAGCGGGTCGGTTACCGTTCAGGTTTATAGAATATATTAATTCGTGACTTAAGATTTATAAAAGTAGAGTATTTTCCAATGTATCTGtcaatttttataaaactttACAGATATCGCCATAACCGTTTAAACAACATTGCAGCACGGGAATAAGGCACGAGTCACCGTGAGGCAAAAAGAATAACCCAGAAAGAATCGAATTAAATTCCCTAGATTTTGTGGATATAATTGGATTCTATTAGCTATTATACATAGATTATGTTTAGATTTTTTTAGATAATATAAGATTATCCTAGATATTAAAAGATATGGAAAGATTTCATTAGATCATTCTAGATCTTGTAAtgtctatattataaaatagagcggttttctttaaaaaatgtcTAGACATACAAACAAAATAGTATCTATAGCCATCCGATTGTACTTTCTGATAAGGTTATAGCCGTCGGATTAAATGAATATTTCCTATTAAATACACCTACGATAatgtaaaaaaaagttacacGTCTCCTTGATAGAGAAATATACACACCCCTTCccttttcaattgatttatcTAAAGTTGATTTTCTTCCATTCAATTCAATGTTTGCTTTCAAATTGATTCCTTTAAGTTTAAGGTTGATTTTCCTACAGTAAAAAAAGTAAACATTCATTTTTGGATTTATATGCGAAAAAGAAACAACCCTTTATATAAGTATACACACAATTCTTCTACGTCGGGAAAGAAAAACTGCActatgttgagtttttttttttttttgaataatattgATGAGTGAAGGAAGATGctatgttgattttttttgtctttgtgtTAAAGAAATTAGAGGGattcaagaataattttttgaccaTCGATTTGAAGCCACGTCTTTTGGCACGGGCATGCGCTagtactagtataaataggcctcccctcccctccccttcATGTACAACAAGCACACACTTCACACACTTCACATACTACACACAGCACTCAGataggaaaagaagaaagaaaagagagaaatcaGGGAAAGAGGAGAAGGAAacataaaatttaaaacaagAGGTTCTGGAATAAATATGTAGATTTTCGCATGGTAATTGTGCTTCTCAAACGAGGTGAGTTACGAATATACTCTAGTTACATATTGTCTTCTAAAACTTGTTTCATGAttgtttttataaatttttttgttgaataaaaataattgtATAAGTATAAATCgtgaaaaatagatttttataaaaaatgacATGggattgatttttaaaaaggaaGTTTAATGGATATTAATATAACATCTGGGCGAAGAGCTCTAACGAGCTATGTTTGAATTGGCGCCTATGGATTGTGGAAAGGATACGGCCGGGTATCCATTGGATTGATATCAATTCCATTGTTTTGCTGAGGTTGCTCCCCGGGCTACCAGATTACCGCCTATGATCGTCAAAATGATAACTATGATGATCAAGATGATGATGGATATCTCTCTCTTTGTCTTACTTGTGGTGATTGCAACTTGAataccattctctctctcttacgaTTTTGCGAACGAATGAATTATTATGCTATTTCTTTATCATGCTTAATCTCATGTTTATTATGTGGCCTTAGTCTATCGTaacttattgaattggttttgtgtttcatAAAACCTTTTCAGGAAATCGGTGTTAAAGAAAGTCTATCTGTCCATGTGAAAGATATCAGTTATCATGGCTAAATAAggaaataatgaaattttaaagCCGTTAAGTGAAGGTCGTAATTGTAGTCAGCTCTAAATgtaatgtatttatttttgggttatGGACGTGGGAgcttttaataattaaaaaaaaattggttgtgGATATCAAGGCATGGAGTGATTTTTAAGTCACTGGCCATGTCAGAAATTTCTACCCATCAAATTTGGATCGTAACAGAGTAggtatcagagcacaaccctgatcatatggtggaggccacctctagaatctggtaCGAGCATATTGATTGTGTTGTACAGAACTAAGTGCCACACCGTGGCCACCAGGGGAAGGTTGTTGGGCCAAGGGGTGCAACGAGGACGGTGCAACCAGGGTGGAGAGATTATGATAACCCACTTGGGTAATAGTCCCACATTGGAAGGTTGTGGGAATTGGAAATAAGTTTATATGAGGATGCCCACCGGCTACTATTAACTTGAGTTTAATCTTTTGAGTCACATGGTTAGgcgaatggttagcaggtcagGTGGGGCGGGTCATTACTCACacattctccattttggagactcaaaaaaaaaaaaattctcttcaaaaagtaatttaacaactccaacccaattctctatttttttttcacctccAAAACTCTCCCCAATTCTTCCTCCATTTATTGTTCAATATTCTTTTTGTTCCTCCTTTAAATg contains the following coding sequences:
- the LOC131329758 gene encoding uncharacterized protein LOC131329758, yielding MIMMFESMQEISDRLPAKSTPSPESLLVGDRPVADPQVAELISKISKLEESILKIERMGRSQIDMDRLSLFPNAKLPEKFKGMDFAKFDGTTDLKAHLLGYVGSLSMPGVEKYAMAQLFHESLTGPALQWFLSLAPSKKKTWEDIGMAFVSQYDFNVELKMTTRELENSKIGENESFADYVKRRRAKVAQMLNKPDLKEQIQALRDGTLEKKEPALKGKGLHPGDGKVLFGNNNTSHVENSSNAKPLEINQIADKPTRTFTQFSTPLSTLYEQLFKAGLIKPLLLAPIPQKLPTYHDPNAFCAFHQMPDHVTDKCHRLRHKIQDLIDSETILPPPKESSTLSNHHINYINTSSTIFDSTHYIIPAYLPKPIVPIPDESNISVLEFEPTIEQRELKELRNAVEEMGQKMDTQMIQIGALTQKMDSLLAFIVSDPK